The window tttaccgctttctttttggggctatgctttagagactgccgcattcactttaaatagggctccgtcgaaatccgttgagacgacaccgtatgaattatggtatgggaagaaacctaagctgtcgtttctaaaagtttggggatgcgatgcttatgtcaagaaacttcaacctgaaaagctcgaacccaagtcggaaaaatgcgtcttcatagcatacccaaaagaaactattgggtacaccttctaccttagatccgaaggcaaaatctttgttgccaagaatgggtcctttctggagaaagagtttctctcgaaagaagtaagtgggaggaaagtagagcttgatgaagtattacctcttgagccggaaaatggcgcaactcaagaaaatgttcctgaggtgcctacaccgactggagaggaaattaatgacaaTGAtcgagatacttctgatcaagcccctactgaaattcgaaggtccacaaggacacgttccgcaccagagtggtacagcaaccctgtcttggaaatcatgctgttagacaacggtgaaccttcgaactatgaagaagcgatggcgggcccggattccgacaaatggctggaagccatgaaatccgagataggatccatgtatgaaaacaaagtatggactttgactgacttgcccgttgagcggcgagccatagaaaataaatggatctttaagaggaagacagacgcggatggtaatgtgaccatctataaagctcggcttgtcgctaagggttatcgacaagttcaaggggttgactacgatgagactttctcaccggtagcgaagctgaagtccgtccgaatcatgttagcaattgccgcattctatgattacgaaatatggcaaatggacgtcaaaacggcattccttaatggtttccttaaggaagaattgtatatgatgcagccggaaggttttgtcgatcctaagaatgctgacaaagtgtgcaagctccaacgctcgatttatgggctggtgcaagcatctcggagttggagcattcgctttgatgagatgatcaaagcgtttgggtttacacagacttgtggagaagcctgcgtttacaagaaagtgagtgggagctctgtagcatttctcatattatatgtagatgacatacttttgatgggaaatgatatagaactcttggacagcatcaaggcctacttgaataaaagtttttcaatgaaggaccttggagaagctgcttatatattaggcatcaaaatctatagagatagatcgagacgcctcataggtctttcacaaagcacataccttgataagatattgaagaagttcaatatggatcaatccaagaaggggttcttgcctgtgttgcaaggtatgaaattgagctcagctcaatgttcgaccacggcagaagatatagaagagatgagcgtcatcccctatgcctcagccataggttctattatgtatgccatgctgtgtaccagacctgatgttaaccttgccgtcagtttggtaggaaggtaccaaagtaatcccggcaaggaacactggacagcggtcaagaatatcctgaagtacctgaaaaggactaaggaaatgtttctcgtttatggaggtgacgaagagctcgtcgtaaaggcttacgtcgacgctagcttcgacacagatctggatgactctaagtcacaaaccggatacgtgtatattttgaatggtggggcagtaagctggtgcagttgcaagcaaagcgtcgtggcgggatctacatgtgaagcggagtacatggcagcctcggaggcaggacatgaagcaatatgggtgaaggagttcatcaccgacctaggagtcatacccaatgcgtcggggccgatcaagctcttctgtgacaacactggagctattgcacttgccaaggagcccaggtttcacaagaagacaaggcacatcaagcgtcgcttcaactccattcgtgaaaatgttcaagatggagacatagagatttgtaaagtacatacggacctgaatgtagcagatccgttgactaaacctctccctagagcaaaacatgatcaacaccagaattccatgggtgttcgattcatcacaatgtaactagattattgactctagtgcaagtgggagactgttggaaatataccctagaggcaataataaaagcattattattatatttccttgttcatgataattgtctttattcatgctataattgtgttatccggaaatcgtaatacatgtgtgaataacagacatcaacatgtccctagtgagcctctagttgactagctcgttgatcaacagatagtcatggtttcctgactatggacactggatgtcattgataacgagatcacatcattaggagaatgatgtgatggacaagacccaatcctaaacatagcacaagatcgtatagttcgtttgctagagttttccaatgtcaagtatcttttccttagaccatgagatcgtgtaactcccggataccgtaggagtgctttgggtatgccaaacgtcacaacgtaactgggtgactataaaggtagactacgggtatctccgaaagtgtatgttgggtgacatggatcaagactgggatttgtcactccgtatgacggagaggtatcactgggcccactcggtaatgcatcatcataatgagctcagagtgaccaagtgtctggtcttgggatcatgcattacggtacgagtaaagtgacttgccggtaacgagattgaacgaggtattgtgataccgacgatcgaatctcgggcaagtaacatatcgatagacaaagggaatagcgtacggggttgatagaatccttgacatcgtggttcatccgatgagatcatcgtggagaatgtgggagccaacatgggtatccagatcccactgttggttactgatcggagagtcgtctcggtcatgtctgcttgtctcccgaacccgtagggtctacacacttaaggttcagttacgctagggttgtagggatatgtatatgcagtaacccgaatattgttcggagtcccggatgagatcccggacgtcatgaggagttccggaatggtccggaggtaaagatttatatatgggaagtcctgtttcgggcatcgggacaagtttcggggttatcggtattgtaccgggaccaccggaagggtcccgggggtccaccgggtgggtccacctgtcccgggggggcacatgggctgtagggggtgcgccttggcctaatgggccaagggcaccagccccacataggcccatgcgcctagggtttaagggggaaagagtcctaggaggggaaggcacctcctaggtgccttggggggagggaaaccccccttggccgccgcaccccctaggagattggatctcctagggccggccacccccccttggccctcctatatatagtgggggagaggagggacttcatacctgaacgccttggcctttggttgcctccttctccctccccaacacctcctccacctccatagtgcttagcgaagctctgccggagtactgcagctccatcaacaccacgccgtcgtgctgctgctggtgccatctccctcaacctctcctccctcccttgctggatcaagaaggaggagacgtggctgttccgtacgtgtgttgaacacggaggtgccgtccgttcggcgctggtcatcggtgatttgcatcacgtcgagtacgactacatcatcaccgttcttttgaacgcttccgctcgcgatctacaaaggtatgtagatgcatctaatcactcgttgctagatgaactcctagatgatcttggtgaaacgagtaggaaaatttttgttttctgcaacgttccccaacagtgggttatcaagaacattctctaacctagataagttgtctgccacggggttctcagctccttttctatcaacaatatgtaaatcaaattcttgcagcaggagaacccatctaataagtctaggtttcgcatctttcttttccataagatatttaatagcagcatgatctgtgtgaatagttactttagaatcaacaatatagggtctgaatttgtcacaagcaaatacaactgctaaaagttccttttcggtagtagcataatttctttgagcattgtctagagtcttactagcataatggataacatttaatttcttatcaactctttgccctagaacagcacctacagcataatcactagcatcacacataatttcaaagggtaaattccaatcaggtggctgaacaacaggtgcagagactaatgctttcttaagtatttcaaatgcttctacacaatcatcatcaaagacaaatggtacatctttttgtaataaattagttagaggccgagagatttttgagaagtccttaatgaacctcctataaaatccagcgtgaccaaggaaacttcttatacctttgatgtccttgggacatggcatattttcaatagcatcaaccttggccttatcaacttcaatacctctttcagaaactttgtgccccaagacaataccttcatctctactcctaatgtctcaattGGTAGGTCGcattccgggttttattttcgtcccacctcacccggtcttttttggtacttctttggtacttcctcccacactactagaaaaacccctactaatggcgcacctaatatggccattaatggcgcatctgtggtgcgccattaacagcacgccattagtaatttttactaatggcgcatcagtggtgcgccattagtatctggtatactaatggcgcaccactggtgcgccattagtataggccacggtgcgccattagtatgcctcccaggggccatgtatacccaggtgctttggcatactaatggcgcacgaccacgagatgcgccattagtaacagcggcatactaatggcgcactgtcctgtgatgcgccattagtatgctttgtcatactaatggcgcactgtcatgtgatgcgccatcagtatgaatattagtttttttattttttattttctgttttttgcacaggttacaaaatgtataatttgacaaaatatagacagcacacatcaacaacagattcatcgaatacaatagtagattagtctttgaatacaattcatcatattaatctccgaatacagttcatcatattagtctccaatttttattatagtaagaatattacaatgtctttacaagtttccaataaaaggaaaattgcaaggaaataaaaaaaacctaaagctaatcttctagtaatcttttcttctttttcttcactttatccctgcaaaatgtaacaaaataaacagaaacacaaacaaactatttataacatgtcaatacTGTCATTTTTTCAGACCAAGTAACTAACAACTTCAGTGAGACAGGCACAGTGCAGTGTGAATTTCAATTGGCTAAATCATATATAGAAATCAGTATCTTCTCTATGAACCTGAAACTGAGATGAATGGACTAATTTTGCACATTTGATTTATGAATTTATTCTTCTTCGACAACCAACTAAACTTCGGATCACCTTCTAAGCATCTGTACATACTACATAGGCTGATTAATCCAACAGCCACAATGCAAATATCGACTATTTCCATTCAACTTCTTCACTTACTCATTATTATCTAATGAAACCATTCGTAACTAATGAAGCAAATTGGCTGAAGTTATCATGTCTACATTTGGCTGGTAGGATGGAACATTTCTGGATTGGGAGTCAATGAGCTTTATGCTTTCAATTCTCACTGTTTTATTCAGGTGGTACAAGTAACATTTCAGCCTATTTCTAGATAAAAGCCCACCCTCTGTATGAGGCTTCACTGCCCAAAAGGCTGAAGTTGGAATATGATCAAACTCTTCAGAGCACTATAGGGCCAAAATGGTCCTTTGAATTCAATAGTTGATTTCGGAGCACAATAGGGTCAAAATGGTCCTTTGAATTCAGTAGTTGATTTCTGAGCCAAaatactatttattttatttgtgcGCAATATTGCCTTTTTTTCAAAATAATAGCATAAGGCTCAAGACTTGTATCATTTTCAAGTTAGATTCTAAAATTCCTGGGTGCCAAAACTTTGAGAAACATCACATTAAACACCAACTATTTTTCAAAGGAAATCAATACACATTGTTAAAAGGTGAACCCATTATGCTTTCAAATGAATATATATAAACTGCTAAAAATATGTCTTGCCAAAAGGCACAGAGGCATCACTTGCTTTAACTAATATGCATGGAAAAGCATCATCTTAGTGACAAACAAACTGCAAAGTTAGGAAATAAAAGGAGAAATCAGAAGAACAAGCATACAAAATACATCTAGTATACAGGCAATTTATTAAATACCTGATGAGGGTTGCGATCAATAATTGACTGCTCCTTGAACTTCAGCTTACATGAATATTCGCGATTACCTTGAATGCGCATAGTACCATAGTGATCACAGTACAGTTTACCCAATATGAGATTGTAAATGGAAGTGGTCACCTGTGATAGCATATTTTCAGTTAATCATTTCACAGAGTCAATCATTTCACAGAGTTAACCATTTCTTGATAACTAGGTAATAATACCTTGCTCCACTGGAAAACTTCACCATCATCAAACTCCAGTGTTAACACACCAACAGGATCAAGTTGAATGGAGCGACCCCAGAACTTGCTCTTTAGGTTGCTATCTGCCCAAAACCTCCAGCCATTTCCCTCACAGTGGCATGCAACAACCATTGGATGATGACTAACCTGGCAAGTGGTATTGAATATTTTTATATAAACCAACATGCAGAAGCAAATAAACTAAACTTCAAGAAAATCTGTAGTGGCCTCAAATATCTGTTAGTCTACAAAAGAAAGGCTATTTGATGATTCAACATGTACAGAGTAGAAAATCCGAAGTAACGACTACATGGGGCACTGCAGCAGTATTGCAGCGGGCTGTTCTGAAAGCAGTATTCAAACTAGTTCATGGAGAAGTTTAAGGTGTTACGTTACATAAACTCACTATCAGAATGTAAGAAATAAGTTAGGAGAATGAACAGTGGACTATGCTAACCAACAGTAAGAACCTGTTCTTCATATTACTGGATTTCTAAAGGTTCATAAAAATACCTTTTCTGAGAAAAAATGAAGACCTTTATCTGGATAATCTGCTTCATAGGTCTCCCCAAGAAGAGGGTTGAAGGGCTTACAACTCCTTCCATCCGTAGAGGCATAACTAGAAACAACAAATGCTGCAACGCTTAGAATCCTCATCACACTATCCCCCTGAGTATTCAACATAGAGATGTAAGATGCATAAATGTGGTTCATCTCATGATAGAAATAAGCAAATAAACATGTCCAATCACAAGTTAGTTATTGCCACTACTACAGATAACATGCACACAGAAAAGTTCTGACATCTTTGCAAAGAAACAAAATGGTAGAGAACAGGTTAAACATAATGACACCAAGAAGTGTTAGAGGCGGATTTAGAATGCACTCGAATGAGTTTAGAGTAAAACGGAAGACATTGCATAAAGGTGTAATATGTAGGACACAAACAGGAGTAATCACATAAGTACATTGATATCCTCTTTGGTACAAACCAAAACTAAGATTGGATATATACTACAACTGCAAAGCAGGAGATAACAAGAACAACCTGAAGAGGAGTAGAGGACACAGTGCAAAATCAAACAAAACCACCTCTAAGCTACTTATGTTTCAGGTTAAACTACTTAAGTTCTACTCCCTCCGCTACAATATCACACCATGCAGTGGACTCAAAATTTCCTACTCCCATGCAGGATCAAGTTCTGTTCGAAGCAGGGTCAGATAGATATGAATACCTCTAGGTGGCGGAGCGTGTCAAGGAGTAGCGCCTGCTTCTGCTTGAGAAGCACAAGCTGCTTGTGCAGCGCCTCGAACTCCTCCCGCACGATCCTCTCGCTGTCAGCAATGGCAGCATCGCTGACCCCTTCCTGCTGCAGGCGCTTCTTCAGGCGCTCGGTGGAGACTGCCGCGGCCGCCGCAGTGTCCCCCGGCCCGACCATCTCGCTGGTGGACATCCTCGGGAACATCTCCTTGGTGGCACGGAGCGCCTCGATCCACGCGGCCCTGTCCTCCCTCGTCTCGGCCCGCAGGTGCAGCCTCTTGGTCCCCGAGAAGATGGAGAACCTCC is drawn from Triticum dicoccoides isolate Atlit2015 ecotype Zavitan chromosome 6B, WEW_v2.0, whole genome shotgun sequence and contains these coding sequences:
- the LOC119321431 gene encoding oxysterol-binding protein-related protein 1C-like; this translates as MEELNTDSRTVYELLRHEFTSNMDNKLRTHGESLLKSMSKMIEANNTTLDRLMSARAPQEEAGHGDTGSGISGVLYKWVNYGRGWRPRWFALSDGVLSYYKIHGPDRIDLSRDTDRGAKVIGEDSLRRLARPSSASAPHSNGHGHHQTPRKPLGEIHLKVSTVRESRSDDRRFSIFSGTKRLHLRAETREDRAAWIEALRATKEMFPRMSTSEMVGPGDTAAAAAVSTERLKKRLQQEGVSDAAIADSERIVREEFEALHKQLVLLKQKQALLLDTLRHLEVFICDWTCLFAYFYHEMNHIYASYISMLNTQGDSVMRILSVAAFVVSSYASTDGRSCKPFNPLLGETYEADYPDKGLHFFSEKVSHHPMVVACHCEGNGWRFWADSNLKSKFWGRSIQLDPVGVLTLEFDDGEVFQWSKVTTSIYNLILGKLYCDHYGTMRIQGNREYSCKLKFKEQSIIDRNPHQVFNKLPVY